A single region of the Podospora pseudopauciseta strain CBS 411.78 chromosome 1, whole genome shotgun sequence genome encodes:
- a CDS encoding hypothetical protein (EggNog:ENOG503NYCC), giving the protein MDTIDAATVPEDTLRAIIWTCFGTAFVLVALRTAVRARTSSPTVDDYCIFFALTCLLSLCVLETIQLPSLYYIAGVLAGTAPIVGIIEETERYLLFQFPIVILYWSTLWSVKAAFLTLYWKIFRDLPVYRRVWYLLALFCLLAYGGCLVTLTVSCGGDVKNFFGFATCAKPEHVWASNFSVYFSTTIDVFTDLCIMAMPLRLIYNVKVTLRQKVGLVAVFGLGFVMIAFAIIRAKQVLVEKMFVNLTLLMIWSTLAASISVIVGTLPALKVLITVHSRNSANRSNQHSAGGSKLTGKQSISKSVRMGSISKEKKSMQGSLDAMESQEEILVQHDVVSFSLFSSKPFGLVDIG; this is encoded by the exons ATGGACACCATCGACGCGGCCACCGTTCCCGAAGACACCCTGCGCGCCATCATCTGGACCTGCTTTGGAACAGCTTTTGTGCTGGTTGCTCTCCGGACAGCCGTCCGAGCAAGGACATCATCGCCCACAGTTGACGACTACTGCATCTTCTTTGCCCTAACATGCTTACTATCGCTATGTGTCCTCGAAACGATACAACTTCCCTCTTTGTACTACATCGCCGGAGTCTTGGCCGGCACCGCCCCAATAGTGGGCATCATTGAAGAAACGGAGCGTTATCTTCTCTTTCAGTTTCCCATCGTCATTCTTTACTGGTCGACACTCTGGAGCGTCAAGGCCGCGTTTCTGACTCTCTACTGGAAGATCTTCCGGGACTTGCCCGTCTACCGCAGGGTTTGGTATCTTTTGGCGCTGTTTTGCTTGCTGGCGTATGGAGGGTGCTTGGTCACGTTGACGGTGTCGTGCGGGGGCGATGTCAAAAACTTCTTTGGGTTTGCGACATGCGCAAAGCCGGAGCATGTGTGGGCATCAAACTTCAGTGTCTACTTCAGCACTACCATTGATGTTTTTACGGATCTGTGCA TTATGGCTATGCCCCTGAGGTTGATCTATAACGTCAAGGTCACTTTGAGACAAAAGGTCGGACTGGTTGCCGTCTTTGGCCTGGGTTTTGTCATGATTGCTTTTGCCATCATCAGGGCAAAGCAGGTGTTGGTGGAAAAGATGTTTGTCAATCTGACATTGCTCATGATCTGGTCGACTCTTGCCGCTTCGATCT CCGTCATTGTTGGCACCCTGCCTGCCCTCAAGGTCCTCATCACCGTCCACTCTCGCAACTCAGCAAACCGGTCAAACCAGCATTCTGCAGGAGGAAGCAAGCTCACCGGCAAGCAATCCATCAGCAAGAGTGTGCGGATGGGATCAATttcaaaagaaaagaaatcgATGCAAGGCAGCTTGGACGCGATGGAGTCCCAGGAGGAGATCCTAGTTCAACACGATGTTGTAAGTTTTTCTCTGTTCTCGTCCAAGCCTTTCGGCCTTGTTGACATCGGCTAA
- a CDS encoding hypothetical protein (COG:Q; EggNog:ENOG503NUFV): MAVILNILPVIVTVVLLAKLLTIGRRPKNLPPGPPTIPILGNLHLMPTRDAHLQFEKWAREYGPVYSLILGTKVMIVLSSDKAVKELLDKKSNMYSHRQEMYLGQTLCSGDLRILMMGYTPRWRMCRKMVHTLLNISAAKSYVPYQMLENKQMLFDILNTPERAMYHVRRYTNSLTTTMVFGWRSETYDDPKMMQLFDGFGEFAELNQTGAAGLMDFFPIIRYLPDFLLPARVKAKELHKKEKALYLGHWLKAKQDTLNGTITRCFSEDLVEAQKTEGFDDDQAAYISGTLLEAGSDTTSSTLYAFIQAMVLYPEVQKRAQEIIDRVIGDKRLPTMDDEQDLQYIRQIMKEALRWMPTTIMGAVPHAVTKDDYYDGYLIPANAGVVNNVWAIHMDPARHPEPRKFNPDRYENDFQSLGDAAANPDYTKRDQFTFGAGRRICPGIHVAERSLFLGISRILWAFDIKPYVDAQGNTILPDQEKLTQGFVCQPEEFKCTITPRSEARKQIVINEWQQAQDECIDPVTKQWKVNPLGPARSRKA, from the exons ATGGCTGTCATTctcaacatcctccccgTCATTGTGACGGTGGTACTGTTGGCCAAACTCCTGACCATTGGTCGCCGGCCCAAGAACCTCCCTCCTGGACCTCCTACCATTCCCATCTTGGGCAATCTTCACTTG ATGCCCACTCGGGATGCTCATCTTCAGTTCGAGAAGTGGGCTCGTGAATATGGCCCAGTCTACAGCTTGATTCTCGGTACCAAGGTCATGATCGTTCTCTCGAGCGACAAGGCTGTCAAGGAGCTCTTGGACAAGAAGAGCAACATGTACTCGCATCGTCAGGAGATGTACCTCGGTCAGACTCTCTGCAGTGGTGACCTCCGCATTCTCATGATGGGCTACACCCCTCGCTGGCGCATGTGCCGCAAGATGGTGCACACCCTTCTCAACATCTCTGCCGCCAAGTCCTACGTCCCCTACCAGATGCTCGAGAACAAGCAGATGCTCTTCGacatcctcaacacccccgaGCGCGCCATGTACCACGTCCGTCGCTACACCAACTCtctgaccaccaccatggtcTTTGGCTGGCGCAGCGAGACCTATGATGACCCCAAGATGATGCAGCTCTTTGACGGTTTCGGCGAGTTCGCCGAGCTCAACCAGACTGGTGCTGCCGGCCTCATGGACttcttccccatcatccgcTACCTCCCCGACTTCTTGCTCCCTGCTCGtgtcaaggccaaggagttgcacaagaaggagaaggctctCTATCTGGGTCACTGGCTCAAGGCCAAGCAGGACACTCTCAACGGAACCATCACTCGCTGCTTCTCTGAGGACTTGGTTGAGGCTCAAAAGACCGAGGGCTTTGACGACGACCAGGCTGCCTACATCTCCGGCACCCTCCTCGAGGCCGGCTccgacaccacctccagcacTCTCTACGCTTTCATTCAGGCCATGGTCCTCTACCCCGAGGTTCAGAAGCGCGCCCAGGAGATCATCGACCGCGTCATTGGTGACAAGCGTCTGCCCACCATGGATGACGAGCAGGACCTGCAGTACATTCGCCAGATCATGAAGGAGGCTCTTCGCTGgatgcccaccaccatcatgggTGCTGTCCCCCACGCTGTCACCAAGGATGATTACTATGACGGTTACCTGATCCCTGCCAACGCCGGTGTTGTCAACAACGTCTGGGCTATCCACATGGACCCTGCGCGCCACCCCGAGCCCCGCAAGTTCAACCCGGACCGCTATGAGAACGACTTCCAGTCCCTCGGTGACGCCGCTGCCAACCCCGACTACACCAAGCGTGATCAGTTCACTTTTGGTGCTGGCCGTCGCATCTGCCCTGGTATCCACGTCGCCGAGCGCAGCTTGTTCCTTGGTATCTCTCGCATCCTCTGGGCCTTTGACATCAAGCCCTACGTTGACGCCCAGGgcaacaccatcctccccgacCAGGAGAAGCTCACGCAGGGTTTCGTCTGCCAGCCCGAGGAGTTCAAGtgcaccatcaccccccgcTCCGAGGCCCGCAAGCAGATCGTCATCAACGAGTGGCAGCAGGCCCAGGATGAGTGCATCGACCCCGTCACCAAGCAGTGGAAGGTCAACCCCCTCGGCCCCGCCAGGTCCCGCAAGGCATAG
- a CDS encoding hypothetical protein (EggNog:ENOG503P31N; COG:K), which yields MSAMADTSGLHRCSVCFKTYKRREHLQRHRGTHTSERPHRCILCNAAFQRTDVLKRHLQTCDGAANSSSGRRRACDRCVRQKKACNSGQPCLNCEKRGVECTYGGSAGAGASNGASNSAAPLPAPPVSAPGPPSILGETSSAPPPLPPIMPQLPPVPAPIHHHHHHHQTFDDASSAIVSTHGGSMDDGTASTFDDVPYDDLDALIHQAVTTFPVLDGHHSMPDGWLDIDFSHQPNPGGHDGLTEQDHQAEAFQRELSPSSTTSEYRGYSFGFLYDFTSRTGLVSSFECATLAQRHQIVAAFHNSYLERQHPEFLGAVPPLFMPLDDPTAAALTASGVSGSNTLSSWSLWLHNPIVIKLQQVVLLIKNVVTVKPNNSTVTLTWSAALEQQCLQFFSPSRFARFIELYWSVWHPNVNILHRPTFDPTTCKSILLAAMALIDPADNEDAKVWFNCVEEMVFTDDDFCRDIEPSTEVTSPTSVLASRRKLQALQASYIVCLYQNWEGTDAGKRRIRRHRFSTVVSVARDLGIDIARHPDYSRQFKHDFNWMEFVVREELIRTFLWIFLVDTAFVIFNNLPHRMVIKEMKMHMASPEVCFQAASAEACLAEIHRWMPPSSPFGGMLLRDAIEQLCIGPMSPEMHRHFSHLGPVNLFATVSAIHYMIFQHQNLFGVEGQLIPIRNALDNWITIWERCFDMSTSCWPHGLLQDHNLPPEMLWKRIGFVRFSAEYWLLGSLLTNRLSATISKPMARHPHMGASPPEQYGDQGVVTKPARVEPILDKYDQTSMRQVNDLITDFQKFNIE from the exons ATGTCAGCAATGGCCGACACCTCAGGACTCCACCGCTGCTCCGTGTGCTTCAAGACCTACAAACGGCGAGAGCACCTCCAGCGCCATCGCGGCACGCACACATCCGAGAGACCCCACCGCTGCATCCTCTGCAATGCTGCCTTCCAGCGGACCGATGTGTTGAAGCGCCATCTCCAGACCTGTGACGGCGCCGCCAACTCGTCCTCGGGCCGTCGTCGTGCCTGTGACCGCTGTGTTCGCCAGAAGAAGGCCTGCAACTCGGGCCAGCCGTGTCTCAACTGCGAAAAGAGAGGTGTCGAGTGCACCTATGGCGGCTctgccggtgccggtgccaGTAACGGTGCCAGCAATAGCGCAGCCCCCCTCCCTGCTCCTCCTGTCTCCGCCCCCGGACCCCCTTCCATCCTGGGAGAGAcctcctcagctcctcctcctcttccccctaTCATGCCACAGCTCCCACCGGTACCGGCCCCgatacaccaccaccaccaccaccaccagacctTTGACGATGCTTCCTCGGCCATCGTCTCGACTCACGGCGGCAGCATGGACGACGGCACAGCGTCCACCTTTGATGATGTGCCCTATGACGATCTCGATGCCCTGATCCACCAAGCCGTCACAACATTTCCTGTTCTTGACGGTCACCACTCCATGCCGGACGGATGGCTGGATATCGACTTCTCCCACCAACCCAATCCCGGCGGGCATGACGGCCTCACCGAGCAAGATCACCAAGCCGAGGCTTTCCAACGGGAGCTGAGCCCAAGCTCAACCACTTCAGAGTATAGAGGCTACTCTTTTGGATTCTTGTACGACTTCACCAGCCGGACTGGTTTGGTCTCATCGTTCGAATGTGCTACTCTGGCTCAGCGGCACCAGATCGTGGCGGCATTTCATAATTCCTACCTAGAACGCCAACATCCAGAATTCTTGGGTGCCGTTCCACCTCTCTTCATGCCACTAGACGACCCAACTGCCGCCGCACTAACGGCTAGTGGCGTGTCCGGCAGCAACACCCTTTCATCTTGGTCACTATGGCTCCATAACCCTATAGTAATCAAACTGCAGCAGGTGGTCTTACTAATCAAAAATGTTGTCACGGTCAAGCCGAACAATAGCACTGTCACCCTCACGTGGTCCGCCGCCCTTGAACAGCAGTGTCTTCAGTTCTTCTCGCCATCGAGGTTCGCCAGGTTCATCGAGCTATACTGGTCAGTCTGGCATCCGAACGTGAACATACTCCATCGCCCAACCTTTGACCCGACCACGTGCAAGTCCATCCTCTTGGCCGCCATGGCGCTCATAG ACCCAGCGGACAATGAAGATGCCAAGGTGTGGTTCAACTgtgtggaggagatggtctTTACAGATGACGACTTCTGTAGGGATATTGAGCCTAGCACAGAAGTCACCTCCCCAACAAGTGTGCTTGCCAGCCGCCGCAAGCTTCAAGCACTACAAGCCTCGTACATTGTATGTCTGTACCAAAATTGGGAAGGAACTGATGccgggaagaggaggattcgCCGCCATCGGTTCAGCACAGTGGTGTCT GTGGCGCGAGATCTGGGTATCGACATTGCTCGACATCCTGACTACAGCAGGCAGTTCAAGCATGATTTCAACTGGATGGAGTTTGTCGTGCGGGAGGAACTTATTCG CACGTTCTTGTGGATATTCCTTGTCGACACGGCATTCGTCATTTTCAACAACCTGCCCCATCGCATGGTGATCAAGGAGATGAAAATGCACATGGCAAGCCCGGAGGTGTGTTTCCAGGCCGCTAGCGCAGAGGCGTGTCTCGCAGAGATCCATCGATGGATGCCTCCATCAAGTCCGTTTGGGGGCATGCTCCTTCGCGATGCGATTGAGCAGCTTTGCATTGGCCCCATGTCCCCCGAAATGCACCGGCACTTTTCTCATCTAGGTCCTGTCAACCTGTTCGCAACGGTTTCGG CGATTCATTACATGATCTTCCAACACCAAAATCTGTTTGGCGTCGAAGGCCAACTTATACCGATTCGCAATGCATTGGACAACTGGATCACCATATGGGAGAGGTGTTTTGACATGTCAACATCATGTTGGCCCCACGGGCTCCTGCAAGATCACAATCTGCCTCCCGAGATGCTCTGGAAGCGGATCGGGTTTGTCCGGTTCTCAGCCGAGTACTGGCTTCTCGGGAGTCTTCTCACAAATCGCCTCTCTGCGACGATTTCAAAGCCCATGGCCCGTCACCCTCACATGGGTGCCTCTCCACCCGAACAATATGGCGACCAGGGAGTCGTCACCAAGCCGGCCAGGGTTGAGCCAATCTTGGACAAGTACGACCAGACGAGCATGCGGCAGGTCAACGACCTCATCACGGACTTTCAAAAGTTCAACATTGAGTAA
- a CDS encoding hypothetical protein (EggNog:ENOG503NW7I) yields MADQVRAKITAAAAKNKELLAILQQTDHAIPSLEQQRRLVKDLEGEVRASDARVAAVDRKRKKEYHEHEKYRDSVLKRFAYKATGKREKFEQRAAKEEQEYFEALQEEHRETEINKDVKIQLQEARRVAADLERDVARHNDVQKQLDELYGRIFGGPTPGYPEEDEQEREANARTQAYQATKGKSEAERQALKILGEGQLRMKRALGFMEEALMHSRRDMFGGGTFTDMMERNALSQAEREVMSANMLVMQAQRMSPRVTNLPQVNIDQGNLMMDVFFDNIFTDMAFHDKIKASRESVLRAAMAMDGQVAATRQRVAQFEGQLRVEEQSMREAREKLQKVRERVFETVAASTPPPAYEP; encoded by the coding sequence ATGGCCGACCAAGTCCGCGCCAAAATCACGGCGGCCGCCGCCAAAAACAAGGAACTCCTTGCCATCCTCCAACAAACCGACCACGCCATCCCCTCACTAGAACAACAGCGCCGCCTCGTCAAGGATCTCGAAGGCGAGGTCAGAGCCTCAGACGCGCGCGTCGCAGCGGTAGACCGCAAGCGCAAAAAGGAATACCACGAACACGAGAAATACCGTGACTCTGTCCTCAAGCGCTTTGCTTACAAGGCTACCGGCAAGCGCGAAAAGTTTGAACAGAGggctgccaaggaggagcAAGAGTATTTTGAGGCGCTTCAAGAAGAACACCGAGAAACGGAAATCAACAAGGACGTCAAGATTCAGTTGCAGGAGGCGAGGCGAGTGGCTGCTGACTTGGAGAGGGATGTGGCGAGACATAACGATGTGCAAAAGCAGTTGGATGAGCTGTACGGCAGAATCTTTGGCGGGCCGACACCGGGGTAtccggaggaggatgagcagGAGCGGGAGGCCAATGCAAGGACTCAGGCGTACCAGGCTACCAAGGGCAAGTCAGAGGCGGAGAGGCAGGCTTTGAAGATTTTGGGAGAGGGTCAGttgaggatgaagagagCGCTGGGCTTCATGGAGGAGGCGTTGATGCACTCGAGGCGGGATATGTTTGGTGGCGGGACCTTTACGGACATGATGGAGCGAAATGCGCTGTCGCAGGCTGAGAGGGAGGTCATGTCGGCAAACATGCTGGTGATGCAGGCTCAGCGCATGAGCCCAAGAGTCACCAACCTGCCGCAGGTCAATATCGACCAAGGCAACTTGATGATGGATGTATTCTTTGACAACATTTTCACCGACATGGCGTTCCacgacaagatcaaggctTCAAGGGAGAGTGTGTTGCGGGCAGCCATGGCGATGGACGGGCAGGTTGCCGCTACAAGGCAAAGGGTGGCCCAGTTCGAGGGACAGctgagggtggaggagcagagtATGAGGGAGGCTCGCGAAAAGCTGCAAAAGGTCAGAGAGAGGGTGTTTGAGACTGTGGCAGCAAgtacaccaccgccggcatATGAGCCTTGA
- a CDS encoding hypothetical protein (EggNog:ENOG503P842; COG:S): MYPTVSKSLPLSLLALASVSLADDNAESVSTLSFKNAFVNSGIVPEVIPALDPAVSFYATYKTEGDSNHSELLIPGSSLTVNEISTLPIEFSVENLNNATNITAQTRYLIYLLDADAPARSNPTARNLRHWLAGNFTLNGQNSSVLSTAQRLARPPNAGAPFTNFTAPKPDANSGVHRYIMALYTQPARFNTAGFESVGMEREVANWNLSRWRTQLGLGPAIGATYFVIDTGANGGNGTSAPQGLNNQGGNGGNNNNAGGQGGDNDSNAAAGIKASSVYVLGLTALAAVFGGLIMV, from the exons ATGTATCCAACAGTCTCCaaatccctccccctttccctcttgGCCCTGGCCAGCGTCTCCCTCGCAGACGACAACGCCGAGTCCGTCTCTACCCTCTCCTTCAAAAACGCCTTTGTCAACTCAGGCATCGTCCCTGAAGTCATCCCCGCCCTCGACCCAGCCGTGTCATTCTATGCCACCTACAAAACCGAAGGCGACTCCAACCACAGCGAGCTCCTCATCCCGGGTTCCTCCCTCACCGTCAACGAGatcagcaccctccccattgAGTTTTCCGTCGAGAACCTCAACAATGCGACCAACATCACCGCCCAGACGCGGTACCTGATTTATCTGTTGGATGCCGACGCGCCCGCGAGGAGCAACCCCACCGCTCGCAACCTGAGACATTGGTTGGCGGGTAATTTCACGCTGAACGGGCAAAACTCGAGTGTGTTGAGCACGGCGcagaggttggcgaggccGCCGAATGCGGGCGCACCGTTTACCAACTTTACTGCGCCGAAGCCAGATGCCAACTCGGGCGTGCATCGGTACATCATGGCTTTGTACACCCAGCCGGCCAGGTTTAACACTGCTGGGTTTGAGAGtgtggggatggagagggaggttgcGAACTGGAAC CTCTCCCGCTGGAGGACTCAGCTTGGCCTCGGCCCTGCCATTGGAGCGACCTACTTTGTGATTGACACTGGTGCCAACGGGGGCAATGGAACAAGTGCTCCCCAGGGCCTCAACAACCAGGGCGGCAACggtggcaacaacaacaatgctggtggtcaaggtggagacaacgacagcaatgctgctgctggtatcAAGGCTTCGTCGGTTTACGTCTTGGGCTTGACTGCCCTCGCGGCCGTGTTTGGCGGTTTGATCATGGTGTAG
- a CDS encoding hypothetical protein (EggNog:ENOG503PZTM; COG:S) gives MMAPVTRSGWLLLLQAATTLISGVSARCNSCKASDELLVLLRSEDVFSEALPFCSSVLGLPLETAEVTATEEVVITVTQATTVTQVISDISSVTVTVSAPVAPTSQAIAVTEYKKHRRDTALASLPTWLPSGEDAYPDTRISSACHCLDRSSAIPLSTTTITHINPDNAVTVTEPATSTVISTLVSTVTATETLAPLAPSSTTISVAIQVLRKSTGQSVGWVSNSAGPSIVTNQNSARRFTITIPDDQSTTSGIRIQLVGGEATQALGFMTAGGTTRIETYYGSTDYVPLTSANEPYVCAAQYCHATDIWTLDTETGSIGWNWVIPDGSVAPVVLYRVGGRMYPVGNLAAFMSSTSSAPSDTKYEITLRYVEIVETAPAAP, from the exons ATGATGGCTCCTGTCACCAGAAGCGGCtggctgttgctgctacAAGCCGCCACCACACTCATTTCTGGAGTTTCTGCTCGCTGCAACAGCTGCAAGGCGAGTGATGAGCTTCTCGTGCTCTTGCGTTCCGAGGACGTCTTCTCCGAGGCCCTTCCATTCTGCAGCAGTGTGTTGGGTCTTCCCTTGGAAACCGCCGAAGTCACGGCCACTGAGGAGGT AGTTATCACCGTGACTCAAGCCACAACCGTCACCCAAGTCATCTCAGACATCTCctccgtcaccgtcaccgtctCTGCTCCCGTTgctcccacctcccaagcGATCGCAGTAACCGAATACAAGAAGCATCGCCGTGACACTGCGCttgcctccctccccacctgGCTCCCCTCCGGCGAAGACGCCTACCCAGACACCCGAATCTCCTCAGCCTGCCACTGCCTCGACAGGTCCAGCGCCATCCCCCTgtccaccacaaccatcacccacATCAACCCAGATAAcgccgtcaccgtcaccgaGCCAGCCACGTCAACCGTCATTTCCACTCTCGTGTCCACCGTGACAGCAACAGAGACCCTCGCCCCCCTCGCCCCTTCGTCAACAACCATCAGCGTTGCGATCCAAGTCCTGAGGAAATCCACAGGTCAATCCGTCGGCTGGGTCTCCAACTCTGCCGGCCCCAGCATCGTCACTAACCAAAACAGCGCCCGCCGCTttaccatcaccatccctGATGACCAGAGCACCACCTCCGGCATCAGGATTCAACTCGTCGGCGGTGAGGCCACCCAGGCGCTCGGTTTCATGACTGCGGGCGGTACCACCAGGATAGAGACGTACTA TGGCAGCACCGACTACGTTCCGTTGA CATCCGCCAACGAACCATATGTCTGCGCCGCACAGTATTGCCACGCCACGGACATT TGGACTCTAGACACAGAGACAGGCTCAATCGGCTGGAATTGGGTCATCCCCGATGGAAGCG TCGCTCCGGTTGTTCTGTATCGTGTTGGCGGGCGGATGTACCCCGTTGGAAACCTCGCGGCCTTTATGTCTTCGACGAGTTCGGCGCCGTCCGACACCAAGTACGAGATCACCCTCCGATATGTGGAGATTGTTGAGACTGCTCCCGCGGCTCCCTGA
- a CDS encoding hypothetical protein (EggNog:ENOG503P7I6) yields MLRLSFLILWAAAASLFAFALPISDVSEEEINTPTPEPKKTFWKSFNPNTDFRNRNFNTISRIYNLTVYPNQVPILTFGGAAFVPKGLFAQNVVGRVDPVGNFTGFEHSIEYFFALSPLPQANPSSAAITSYKIVEFSSECRDIAASVVYLYTSVVNPGSPDHGKPLPPLKQVAFWKFNKEGEVEKYDAWIPNLNSWVTRTTMASLGNPEFQLESIRQICYGTQARCYGPNQQWDSIEDCVVGLAKKNYGTYDEAWGDNVVCRTIHLVLTQTRPDVHCPHVGPTGGGKCVDVEYPENYFSDKWLYGEETGETFVCK; encoded by the exons ATGTTACGACTCAGTTTTCTCATCCTCTgggcggcagcagcatcacTGTTTGCATTCGCTCTTCCCATTTCAGACGTTTCCGAAGAAGAGATCAACACGCCAACGCCAGAACCGAAAAAGACGTTTTGGAAGAGCTTCAATCCCAACACCGACTTCCGAAACCGCAacttcaacaccatctcccgCATCTACAACCTCACCGTCTACCCCAACCAGGTACCCATCTTGACCTTTGGCGGCGCAGCGTTTGTTCCAAAAGGACTCTTTGCCCAAAATGTTGTTGGCCGTGTTGACCCAGTCGGCAACTTCACCGGTTTTGAACACTCGATTGAGTACTTCTTTGCGCTCTCGCCATTGCCGCAGGCCAACCCATCCtctgccgccatcaccagctACAAGATTGTTGAGTTTTCGTCCGAGTGCAGGGACATCGCCGCCAGCGTTGTGTACCTCTACACCAGCGTCGTCAACCCTGGCTCACCGGATCACGGAAAGCCACTGCCTCCGCTGAAGCAGGTGGCCTTCTGGAAGTTCAAcaaggagggcgaggtggaAAAGTATGACGCCTGGATTCCGAACCTGAACAGCTGGgtgacgaggacgacaaTGGCGAGTCTCGGGAATCCCGAGTTCCAGTTGGAGAGCATCAGGCAGATCTGCTACGGGACGCAGGCGAGGTGCTACGGCCCGAATCAGCAGTGGGACAGCATCGAGGACTGTGTTGTGGGATTGGCCAAGAAGAACTACGGGACGTATGATGAGGCTTGGGGTGACAATGTCGTCTGCAGAACCATTCACTTGGTGCTCACGCAGACCAGACCCGAT GTCCATTGCCCACACGTTGGCCCCACTGGAGGCGGCAAATGTGTCGACGTGGAGTACCCCGAGAACTACTTCTCGGACAAGTGGCTCTACGGAGAGGAGACTGGCGAGACTTTTGTCTGCAAATGA
- a CDS encoding hypothetical protein (EggNog:ENOG503P43W): MDSQRVLSLWDQAALRGYMSVALCFPTSLTAKPSGHDIVGRIRQSLRRLALERAEFAGNLTVQHTNVVLQQTKSDFIPLEVLHTPSDAPSDTLFKMSYDELAARGFPAKAFVHPDFTLNIPLEEGGEPVPVSKFRVLFLIEGGFVLFVNLHHSFADGSNLATFLEFFGKATVAEDKNDPIGAYQAANVWLSLPFEKCGKDFSILLAKCPEYALLDESTGPTKPILSTLPNAPETNDVGKTFIVDLDKITNLFDKSLKLSAFFGFSAIAWSRIARARLSGVEPVQQWAFRNQVPAFWNPADWSNKFKKLFAEGEYADKKYFDAIQGYYGNSVTLPITRGPIKVLDLLSACRWNTHASGRDSLIKIATAIRDANKAVNEDFVLTRTALFHNTPDIRKLGMNLDSRGPQHLSVNTWGFLGTEAKFFFPGIRNAVTGGDGVRAEAVCRVQGAWAKAPHCLALPHRRTINPKKEWEVVITLPERSMETLLADSTFMSVVKKVVE, encoded by the coding sequence ATGGATTCTCAGAGAGTGCTGTCCCTTTGGGACCAAGCTGCCCTTCGAGGCTACATGTCTGTTGCCCTCTGCTTTCCTACCAGCCTCACCGCTAAGCCTTCGGGACATGACATCGTTGGCCGCATCAGGCAGTCGCTCAGGCGGCTCGCTTTGGAGCGGGCAGAGTTTGCCGGCAATCTCACGGTGCAGCACACCAACGTTGTTCTCCAGCAGACCAAATCGGACTTTATCCCCTTGGAGGTGCTCCACACCCCCTCTGACGCCCCCTCTGACACCCTCTTTAAGATGTCTTATGACGAGCTGGCGGCCCGAGGCTTCCCGGCCAAGGCTTTCGTCCATCCCGACTTCACTCTGAACATTCCTttggaagaagggggtgaaCCTGTCCCGGTCTCTAAATTCCGGGTTCTCTTCCTCATCGAGGGTGGGTTCGTTCTCTTTGTCAACCTCCACCATTCTTTTGCAGACGGATCCAACCTGGCTACTTTCCTTGAGTTTTTTGGCAAGGCCACCGTCGCTGAGGACAAAAATGACCCCATCGGTGCTTACCAAGCAGCCAACGTTTGGCTGAGCCTTCCCTTTGAAAAGTGCGGCAAGGACTTCTCGATTCTCCTGGCCAAGTGTCCGGAGTACGCTCTACTGGACGAGTCTACCGGCCCGACCAAACCCATCCTCTCGACTCTCCCCAACGCTCCTGAGACCAATGATGTTGGCAAGACTTTCATTGTGGATCTTGACAAGATTACTAACCTTTTCGACAAGTCGTTGAAGCTCTCGGCCTTTTTCGGATTTTCTGCCATCGCTTGGTCTCGCATCGCCAGGGCCCGTCTCTCCGGTGTGGAACCTGTTCAGCAGTGGGCTTTCCGGAACCAGGTCCCGGCCTTCTGGAACCCCGCTGACTGGTCCAACAAGTTCAAGAAGCTGTTCGCCGAGGGGGAGTACGCCGACAAGAAGTACTTTGATGCCATCCAAGGCTATTACGGTAACTCGGTGACCCTTCCCATCACTCGTGGACCCATCAAAGTTCTCGACCTTCTTTCTGCTTGCCGTTGGAACACCCACGCCTCGGGTCGCGACAGCCTCATCAAGATCGCTACGGCCATCAGGGACGCCAACAAGGCCGTCAACGAAGACTTCGTCCTCACCCGGACGGCTCTCTTCCACAACACCCCGGATATCCGCAAGCTAGGCATGAACCTCGACTCTCGTGGTCCCCAGCACTTGTCGGTCAACACCTGGGGCTTCTTGGGCACCGAAGCCAAGTTCTTCTTCCCCGGTATCAGAAACGCTGTGaccggtggtgatggtgtgagAGCTGAGGCTGTCTGCCGTGTTCAGGGCGCGTGGGCCAAGGCTCCTCACTGTCTGgctctcccccaccgccgtaccatcaaccccaagaaGGAATGGGAGGTTGTGATTACTCTTCCGGAGAGATCCATGGAAACTCTGCTCGCTGACAGCACATTTATGTCTGTCGTCAAAAAAGTTGTGGAGTAG